From Venturia canescens isolate UGA chromosome 3, ASM1945775v1, whole genome shotgun sequence:
GTCGCAtcttttgattaaaaaaccTAATCtcagattataaaaaaacaatttttttataatttcaataataGAATGAAGTTAGAACGACTTTGAATgtgtttttataaaatacaaaGGACTCGtcaatcaaataaaattcgattgTTGGTTAACAATTGACAGGGTGTTTCACAAAATGCTGTACCAGGCACCGAGCCCTCAGCGCAAAAAGGAGCAACCGTCGCGTGAAAAATTGCGTTTCTTCATGAAAAGAAACTCTGAGTCGTTGTTGAACATTCAAAACTCGACGCAACAggtaatttttcttcttcgctaAGTGCATTCATTCGACAACTCTCGATTGATGATTTTATGATGATACGAGATTTCTCAAGAATTGATTATCGAAATCATATGATGTGCGTGTTTGCTATAAAATGTTACATTATTAACGGCAATGATATTTATCTCAGTGTGCAATTACATTTGACATTGAAATGAcagtatttcaaaaattctgcaTGCCAATAATAGCTGCTATAATTGAATTCCTGTGATTGATCTAAGTTTgacaaaaacaatttttgaaaaatttgaaaaatagttaATAATTGAGCAAGCTTTGAATTCGTTCAGTATTGTACGATTCATAAGAGCGCGTTCGAGGCTGCCTTCATATCAGCTGAATTCATAGCTTCCGACAGAATGATTAACGTTTATAAAATCAGCTTTTAATAGTCGTGGAGTTGTATATTGAATAACCCACGTTTTTGtagcgaattgaaaaaaaaaagatttcgaaAGTGAATCCCATTTGATCGAATGTTTTTTGCTCGAGATACGATAAAATTCGAGCGTTTTCACAGCATtgtttacgaaaaatataGATACAGTAAGTGTGCATTTGTGTTGTATCGGTTAGCGGTCAGGGTTCACCCAGCAGTTGGCTCCCATCCACGAGGTATATTTCAGTGTAAATGTCAGTCGTATGAATAGAGactgttgaaaaagaaaagcaaTTTTCCGCTGTCACTAATAATTCATGGACCAAGCGAACTTCTAGTTCGAGTAACAAATGCCCTGCGCATGGCACACGAGTTATGATTGACGAACAAAAAGCCGACTATGTAGTAAAACTTTTCAAACAATAGCAATCGTCACAGCATCGCACGAGAGTCGACGgagtaacattttttttatccattcatCTATCAGTTTCTCTCCGTTCCGATGAGACTCGCTCACGATAAAATTTCTTTCATATCTTGTATAGCGATTCGATGTTTCGTGTTAAAAGTAAAGCGTcttttatcattgaaaaaaaaaaaaaaaacaaaattcaaaatatgcTTCGCACTTACTGCGATAAGACTTCGAATATATTCACGAAACCTTCGTTGATGCAATTGGAGCACGTTCATCGATGCACTGCCTTgaatgaatgaagaaaatgtGATTGCTATGGTTTGAGATGCAACAAATTGCACGATCGCATGCCCAGCCAAACTTTGCCTTTTCTATACTAGACTGGAATATTTGTAATTGAATTTCTCGTGTCGGCACCAACTACCATAATGGAGCAAGTTGAATTGATATTGAAATAGCTTGAATCGAGTATCGATGCATGCAATATGGAAAATAGATGGTTAAACAATGGGCTTTATCCAGGGAGCTTtttatcgtaattattgaaagTATTTTCTTGGTCTTTTCTTCTATATGAAATTCAGAAACGACTGGGGCTGAATATATTTATGAAGATAACACTTTGTTCGACTTACCTAAACATTCACTTTCTTCCTCCTGTATAAATAAACTCGTATTTGTTCTCTGAGCTTCTGTCCGTTGCGATTGAgtaaatgaaacaattatcCTTAGACAGAAGCAACATTTTTCGCGTACTTTCTAATTCTATCAAGCATTGAGTGATTCCGAAGTATCAGTTGTCAATCTCCATCGTGCTATCCTACATCCACTGATCAAAATACCTGTCTGTTAGCCACAGGTTAATCAACATCATACTCTTATTATCGAAGAGTTTGAGCCCGACGTATTTCGTCAATTGATCGAGTACATTCACACGGGATGCGTGACGCTGCAGCCGAGGACTTTGCTGGGTGAGGATTAATCGATACGAACTTTCGAGAGTCCCTCGCTATACGAAGACTCCGTGTTTTGGGGCGCCACACACCCTGCGTTGACGCAAAGAATTTCTAAAGAAATATTCTTCCGTTGATTAATCGCGTTTTCCACGATGATAAATTCGTGCTTGCGTTAAAATTCAGTTCGAAAGGACAGTTATCGCTTTTTTAGGAACGAAAATTTCTGTCGTACGAATACGGAGCGAATGACGTTGGCCTAAAATATTTAGGCGTGCGGCACCCCATCatggattttttatttatccagaTAAGACGGTGCTCCAagataattattattcatcCTGGGTGgtgataaaaaacaaacggtGGATGAGTAATTTGATGAATGTTTGATAAACAGGTGTGATGAATGCCGCGGACTATTACGGCTTGGACGAATTGAGAAAAGCCTGCGCGGGTTTCGTCCAGTGTTGTATAACAGTCGATACAGTTTGCGCTTTGCTGGCATCCGCGGAGCGGTACATACAATACAAATGTACAAAGTCTCTTGTACAAAAGGTTAAGTATTTGAGACTTAATCACGATTTTATGGCGatataagaaaatcgagtaGCTGAATGATTCCGTTTGATCATGATCCAAAGTTAGTGTGACCCCGCTGGCTGACTATTTTGagaacgaattttcgaaacgtCAATAGAGATATAAGAGTTCATCATCTTTCCTGATTATCGTCTTTGGTATTCGAGCTCCAAGAACCGCATCAAATATCTCGATTAACGAATCAAGTCGTTTTTGATCGCTGTTTAAAATGTGTGTCATAGGAAATCTCGATGGTAGTCCGTTGAatcatcgattatttttttttcttatcaaagGTTCTGGAATTCGTGGATGAACACGGTAACGAGGTTCTCAATCTCGGTTCTTTTACTCGTTTGCCACAACACGTCGTACGACTTATTCTCCGCAGGGAGGAATTACGTGCCGACGAGTTTACGAAGTTCCAGgtaaaattgtgaaaatttgatcgatGACTCACACGTTGAGAGCAAGAGAAAATTTAGAACTGAATCTGCTGATCTGCTGCGGAATTATGGTTCAAAAACACGgtgaatattttataattagtTTATCGTTACGTTTTCAGGCTGCTCTTAtgtggagtaaaaaatattgcGACAACAACGAGAACGACAATCTGAAAGATGTGCTTGGTAATTTCTTAGAGTTCATACAGTTTCACAAGATTCCAACAAGAGTCCTTATGAACGAAGTTCGTCCTCTTCAACTCGTTCCGGAAAGAACAATGGTGATCGCCGTGGCCTATCAGGTGCGTGTCTCGAGTCTGCGTGTATCTATCATGCAAAGATCTTTCGATACTAAGAAAATCCTAAATTCTAACGACTATAATTCCACCGacggaaataatgaaatatcattttcattatgacGAATGAAGGGGTTTTCATACCTTCGGTTTCAGCAGAGATTAAATAACCTCGAAAAGTGGCGATAAGGCCACTTAtctttaatataataaatagcTTAAATATGGAAATTTTGTCGTCGTCATCCTTAGCGGAAGTGACTTGATCAAAGGATTGTTGCAGGCAGACCCGAACAGTGTCGACCCCGGAAAGCTCTCCCCCTACAGAGTGAGGCATCAGGGACGAAGTATGTCTGTGCAATCGTCGCTTGATCCTTATGGTAGCAATACGACATTGAGCTCGTCAGGGAGCGATGTTGGATCGGACCAGAAGCAGCATTCTGGTAGCAACTAACCTCCGGCCCCGGCCGCCTTGACGGCGGCCGTTGCGGACGAAACCTCCGCAGAGATGGAAAGGGTCGTGGAAAATGCTACGACTCCGGAGAAACGGACGGGAAGAATGAGAACACCGGAAACGCCAATAGCAACAACGACATCGATGCTGACGATGAAGATTCCGACTACGATGGTAGCAACGCCGACAACTCCGACGACGAAttcgacgatgacgacgacggcAATCATCGAACGTAATAACGCTAACATCGATACGAGTGTTCCCTCGAAAGTCGCATCGCCTCAGGCGCCACCGATGATAGTTCGTGAAGATGAATTTGCGGAAATCCGACAGGTCCAGCCCAACGAAATATTGGGCGGACTGTACATAAGATTTGTTCTGAAACAAGAGGGTCGACCGGATTTAGTCTGGCTTTACAAAACTCacaaattctgaattttgtcTCACAGTACAAAACACTTTTTGATTCCGTATTTCATTTCAATCATCTCTCATCGATTCCCCGAGTTCTACTTAGAActaaaaaactttggaaaaataaGCTCAACTTTCGTCCTATTTTCTGTATCCGAATATTGAGAAAGGTAAATCAAGCAGGGACAAGGAGAAACGCCCGTTTCGCGAGAACGTTTGTCGaactttataaattcattgGGGAGCATATCCATCGAGAGATTCACATACATATGTACTTTAATATCACTTAGTCGAAGATACTCGAATTCTATATTTGATACTGTACGATTGAgccaataaaataaagaattaaaattaaataataaattatcgGACTGCCGGTGCGGGTCTCGCCTTCGAACGAATCTTATGGAGAAGGCAATTCAATTTCACAATTACGACGAGGAATTGTATTTGTATGTgtacgtgtgcgtgtgtgcgtgagCGCGTCGCTGACTCTAAATGACACGCTTTTATGACATTGCCAATATCGTTAATCGTGAGAACGTAGGCTTCGTATTCGCTTGcattattattcattcgatGCACCTAGTCTTCACGATTTTCAtacgtagaaaaaaataaatacccGAGGGTATCATCGGAGGCTTTGCTGAGAGCTCGTGATTCTCGAAATGTTCAATTCGTTCACTTGAAAATTCACTAATCTCATGAATTAATCAAACTTCTGAGAAATATAAAGCTCATTTGATTCCGGTCAAGTAGGCATCACTGCTATAATCAATGAATGATGCACCGCAAGTACCGTGCCCATGAATATATACGAGCGTTACCTTTGCAGTAAGTTTCTCCCTCGGCGATCCTTTTAATAGTGTCGTCGTATAAGGAAAAACGATTGGTTTTGGAAAATCATAAATCGACGATTCTTCAGCacttattatttgaaatttctaaGCAACAATTCGTTTAACCACTttaaatttctcaataaaaatggCGAGTTACTTTCCACGTTGAAAATCAAAATGGTTTTGATCAATTTACTTATCGCTATGGCTGTagttgaataaatttgttACTATTCTCCCTACGAAATTGGGATGATACTCAACAATTTAGGTTGAATCTAATagatttgaattttgattagCTCGATTGTAATTCTGCCATTTATTGCACAGTCATGTTGCCTCAAGCGACGAGAGAAGTGTTGAGATAACACGCATTATTTCGTATTGACGCTCACGCCAATTGTCCCGCTTGCATAAACGGTAAATGCATAAACCATAATGATCGATCAGAATAATACCGCAGTATGCAATCGGACACGGTTGTAACAAGCAATTTGTTGGTTGTAAGAGACAAATGGTGGAGATAATTAAGATATATAATCCTGTTGAATGGCATATTTGTGGTTGGTGTGTAAGGTGTTCATtgattatacttttttttttattattctataatataatataataattaatatctaaTCTTTGggcaagtttttctttcaacaCGAGACAAAGGTAAAAGTGATGTTGGCAATGAGGCATTTCATTACATTTGGTTTCATAAACTCtgaaaaaagataaatacCGAGTGGAGAAAACTGATTTAAGTGAAAACGATAATATATTCAACATTTAGGGTTTTCTATGAGTATGAAATACACTATGAAAACACGATAAGCTAAATATTCTTCAATGTACGATACGCATACTTGAATCAATTCGTAATTCTCTCAATGTTTTTCCGCTATTTATCGAcggaaaatttcattctccgTTACTccgaacattttatttttcatatcctCAATCATGAATtcgataatgattttttttatgacattGAATATTTATTAACTAATGAGTGTTAGCAATGGAGGATTGTTCAGTGAGAATTGTTTTTGAGAAGGTttcgtaaatgaaaaattgagcgtGGCGAACAGTTCATTCCTCAATATTTCCAATATAAAACTCCGTTGAAATGAGGTTCGTTGGGAAAAGTTAGATTTTTATTGCGCGCTCAAGTATAAAATTCCCGTTAATGTTACTTAATTTTTAGGTCgttttatgaaatatttcgtGAACCGGAATtcttcaattgaaaatttatatctgatatttaaaaattcagaaaGACTACTCACGAACGAGAGCCGAGAGAATGACGcgaattttcaacgaattctATCCGTTCATTTTATCTCTAATTTCCTTTCATCTTTATGGAAGACAAAAAGTTTTATGAAGCCAACTACAGCAGCAGGGGgtaatattttataatttaacGTTATGTGCAGTTCGAATGCATAAGTGTCAGGGATATATTTACATGTATgtgatcaaaaaaaaaaacaaatttatcgTCTATAAATGTAATGTGGACACATAATATatgaatacaaatatatatatatatatattatataaatttaAAAGATACCGCCATTGATCAGCCTTGGGGAGAGGAATCCTCGGTCAAGATTGATGTATATTGCGCGTTAACTAATTTCTTGGATGAGACATAAGCTCTAACCGGAAGTGAGATTCCTCGATCCGAATTATTAGCTACTACAGCATGTGCAACTTCGTTCGTGGTCGATACTCGATATCCGTTGTTGTTATATCGAAAACCTGCGAATAACTCACAAATTacaaattacaaatttaaaaTTGTTATATGGAAATGAAGAATGAGAAATTGTTTGTGACGCTCGACCGGAAAAATTTTCCGTAAGAATTTTCTTTCCGAGATtaatgggaatgaaaaaaaattgagataaaAGCTATAACTGCTGGAACTCTTTTCAATAAAAGTCGATGAATCGAGCGATCATTCAACAATTTCCGGTAAAGCCAATGCTGTCGATGTCTTTGTAACTACTGTTTCGACTGTAagcgattttatttttatccttgTTAATAACAATAACGATCAAGAAGATCAAGAAGATGCGAATCATTGTCAACTCTCATTGTAACCGTGTGAAGGCGTTGCAAAAAATGCTTTTTGCCTGTTACGTGTATGTGTCAAGTTCTCCTTAGGATGCATAACGATTGAAGGTCGTTGAAAATCATTGTAATCACTGTTCAATCAATGATTCTTGTGTGATCGGTGTGTGACTAAACATCGCATCGGAGAAACAACGAAAAGACGAATGACGATAAATAAAGAACGAAAATCAGTGTCAACATGAACGATTCAGAAATATACACGTATCTTGTAATCcgataaaaaggaaaagaaagaagaagaaaaacaaaaacaaaaacgacttTCCGTCAGTTCGCCAAGCGAAATGATTCTACCTAAAGTTCGATTTCTATATAATGTTGTGATATACTGTAATAAAAAACAGAAGAGAAACAAGAAatacaaacttattgaaacGAACACGTCAAGATAATAAAgagcaaaaacaaaaaaaattgaaacacatgaaaaaattgaagatacTGCAGAAATTAATTAGTGCAGTCGATGAAACTTTATACCTCAACCCTGGACTCGACGTGTCATAAGATGCATTCAATGTGCTGTTGTAGCAAAACTCTTGTACATGAGCTCGTGAGGTGACGTGAGTTAAAATAACAATTGATTtattcctcaatttttctgtacaaCTGCACGATGTTtcagtgagaaatttttccgaatCGATGAAGAACTCGCTAGTCACTCTGGTGAATTTTTGCGGATGTTCCATCGGATGAATAtccgaaattgaaaaataactcAATCTTTGGAGATGGTCGGAAGATAATATGAGATTGGGccgtttccaatttttcggtTGTTATTCTACCAATATTAAAGCCGAAGTATATTTTATCGTAATTGTacacaaatctttttttctcaaaaatcatTCAACGTAAACAAGAAGCATTCCGAATTGTGATTCCCGGAGTTAAATGATCGCGATTGTTTTTTACGTCCTCCATCTCAAGGTCGATGGGATTGGAGCGGTGCATGACACCGCAAGATCTGTGGTTGATCACTTCAGAAAATGGGACAGGAAATTCGTGGTTTATTGATTGCGATCAGCACTCAAAAGATTTTAAATATCTCGAGGACCATACTGATTGCTCTGTATCTGGTGCAACGGTTTTATTGTCAAGTTATGTAGTACATAAAAAAGTCCATTGCAAGTGAGATACTCAAACGACGTAGCAAACGTTTTGTTTTGCTTGGTGAGTTTATCTATTTCAGAGCAAATGTCATCAAGCAAGACAAGGGATCAAGCTTtgtctattttttcattatagaTGCTTCTCCTCCAACATTTCTCTCGTGTTCAGCTCTCCACCGTACGATCAAATATAactattataaaaaatgttcttctGCAAAGCTTTTTCTTTGATTACTTCGATCACCGGATGTTGGGTAAGGAAATGGGCAATTATTATTCATAGCTGATGTAGTATTTCTTTTGATACTCGACTTTGTTCAGGCCATTCTCGTACTTGcgattattttgtgaaaataaatagTATGTCATTCGAAATTAGTTTCCTCTACTTCGAGTGCGGAGAGAAATCCGATGATTGCAACATCATTCAATAATGTTATATGAAACGACGTAAAGTGATGTGACGTAAAATAGATAACGATAAATCGCAATCACTGGGGGAGTGATTTGTTTATGCTTCGAGTACGAAGTTGGATTGgccggtaaaaaaaatcactggaGTAAGGGGAATGATCATTCTGGCGATATCGAGAAAAAGtcgcgatttttcgtaacaggAGGGTGGGGATATTGAACAAAGAGTCGGAGAACTTTACGGAGGCAGTTTGGTGATAACTCGAGATATATATACGACCGGAGACTTACGATCGATCCATGTACGCAGTTTAGAAATGTATCATCGTGTGATCGTAGCAGTCACGAGTATTTTACTCGCCGTTGCTCTTGCAGCGGAAATTCGACCCCGCGAGTTAAAGGATCCCAATTATGTGCCAGGTCGTCATGTTATGGTTCACTTGTTTGAATGGAAATGGAACGATATTGCGAACGAGTGCGAAACGTACCTTGGGCCGAACGGGTTCGCTGGTGTTCAGGTAAATATCTAATTCAGTCGAATCAAGTCCAAAACCGaaaacaaataattcatattCGTTGTTTGGAATATTCGGAAAcgagttttttcatctccttaagaaagatcatgcgttacttgtgattgaaaaaagcaactgaacttttttgctcttttcatggtcaaagaaacgattaaaatctattctcgcaattattaaaattatgtgtaactcatttgttgagattaataattttttaatataatgatagcagttgaaatactttcgtagttagatcgtcaagcaaaatgtgactacaaacattttctatttatatgcgcatgcatatctatattttaaaccagctggctcatggtgcTGTCAAATCTCCCaccgtttgtgtcgttattaATCGTTAACCTCACATTatcgttaacctcaaaacataagtgtttttctgtttccattcccaagttatTTTCACCGGTAGCAAGGTTTTgtaattgacatcattgatatctaaaaacattataatttcttattctcgtttttggctctttaaagttgagaagatttcattaaatccaaatggTCGTACACGAGGTCTGCCTGCCTTAAGAGCCTGTGTATAACCCttcaaaaatgtgattttcgttaattgttttctcgacaactagaccGTAGATCCTGTAATAATTTCAGGAATAAatgcacgctgtatatttctagaATATTTCCcaatttcaactcttaaagttggaattttcgatttccattagattcgcgtaaACTTCCTTAATTCAACGAAATATACTTAGCCCCCAACTgcaccgagtctcttgacatATTCTCACAATTAAATTACCCGTTCGTTCATCCGTCAATATCTAGAATGTTTTGAACGATTGGTAGTAAAGgtcaataattttttgatgacGGATAATCTAACATTGAACCTTGCAGACATCGCCGGTAACGGAAAACTTGATCGTCGCATCAAGACCATGGTGggaacgttatcagccgataTCTTACCGCTGGATAACACGATCCGGTAACGAGCAAGAGTTTCGGGATATGGTGAAACGATGCAATCGCGCCGGTGTGAGAATTTACGTGGATATACTGCTGAATCAAATGACTGCGGACCAAGAGACGGCCGTTGGGACCGGTGGCTCAACCGCTGATACGAAAGCACGCCAATACTGGGCAGTTCCTTACGGCATTAATGATTTCCATGCTTATTGTGCGCTTAACAATTACTCGAACCCGGCTGAAGTGAGAAACTGCGAACTCGTTGGTCTTCATGACCTGAACCAGGCATCGGAGTATGTTAGAGGAAAAATTGTCGAGTTGCTCAACTCGCTGATCGACGCAGGTGTCGCTGGATTCCGGTTAGTGATCGACTAATCTTTTCTCATATTGTGAAAAGtcatttttatgattgaaCGAAATCGATTAGCAGAGTTTTTGGAGTATCTCGAGCTCACTATCCCATTTCCGAGTAGTTAGAAGTGCGAAATTTATcaagtttttatcatttatcgACGAGccgatttttcaatgtgacTGTGGCCACACTATTGCCTTGAACAGAGTTCTTCTCCACAAACCTTGTTTCCGCACAATTGTTTCATTGTTTTGGACATAAAAATTTCTGACAAAATTCTTGCGAGCGaagtttatcgttttttttgtaaaaaaatattaaattcatTGATATTTTCTATTTGAATAGAGTCGACGCTTCAAAACACATGTGGCCCAAAGATCTTCGGGTGATCTATTCTCGTCTAAAGACTCTCAATACTGACCATGGTTTCCCAGCGAATACTTACCCGTACATTTATCAAGAAGTGATCGATAACGGGGGTGAAGCGATCTCGAAGTACGAATACAATGCTCTCGGTGTTGTCACCGAATTCCGCTACGGTTCGGAAATCAGTAACGCCCTGAAGGGAAACAATCCCTTGAAATGGTTCCAAAGCTTCGGCGAAACTTGGGGCCTCCTGCCGAGCAGGGACGCTTTA
This genomic window contains:
- the gprs gene encoding serine-enriched protein isoform X3, with amino-acid sequence MPEASGSGVGLGVMGVADEPDYSTFENRAGLAEDMKFLASMPELCDVTFLVGDTREPVCAVKAVLAARSRVFHKMLYQAPSPQRKKEQPSREKLRFFMKRNSESLLNIQNSTQQPQVNQHHTLIIEEFEPDVFRQLIEYIHTGCVTLQPRTLLGVMNAADYYGLDELRKACAGFVQCCITVDTVCALLASAERYIQYKCTKSLVQKVLEFVDEHGNEVLNLGSFTRLPQHVVRLILRREELRADEFTKFQAALMWSKKYCDNNENDNLKDVLGNFLEFIQFHKIPTRVLMNEVRPLQLVPERTMVIAVAYQADPNSVDPGKLSPYRVRHQGRSMSVQSSLDPYGSNTTLSSSGSDVGSDQKQHSGSN
- the gprs gene encoding serine-enriched protein isoform X6; the protein is MLYQAPSPQRKKEQPSREKLRFFMKRNSESLLNIQNSTQQRSGFTQQLAPIHEPQVNQHHTLIIEEFEPDVFRQLIEYIHTGCVTLQPRTLLGVMNAADYYGLDELRKACAGFVQCCITVDTVCALLASAERYIQYKCTKSLVQKVLEFVDEHGNEVLNLGSFTRLPQHVVRLILRREELRADEFTKFQAALMWSKKYCDNNENDNLKDVLGNFLEFIQFHKIPTRVLMNEVRPLQLVPERTMVIAVAYQADPNSVDPGKLSPYRVRHQGRSMSVQSSLDPYGSNTTLSSSGSDVGSDQKQHSGSN
- the gprs gene encoding serine-enriched protein isoform X4 yields the protein MPEASGSGVGLGVMGVADEPDYSTFENRAGLAEDMKFLASMPELCDVTFLVGDTREPVCAVKAVLAARSRVFHKMLYQAPSPQRKKEQPSREKLRFFMKRNSESLLNIQNSTQQVNQHHTLIIEEFEPDVFRQLIEYIHTGCVTLQPRTLLGVMNAADYYGLDELRKACAGFVQCCITVDTVCALLASAERYIQYKCTKSLVQKVLEFVDEHGNEVLNLGSFTRLPQHVVRLILRREELRADEFTKFQAALMWSKKYCDNNENDNLKDVLGNFLEFIQFHKIPTRVLMNEVRPLQLVPERTMVIAVAYQADPNSVDPGKLSPYRVRHQGRSMSVQSSLDPYGSNTTLSSSGSDVGSDQKQHSGSN
- the LOC122408402 gene encoding alpha-amylase A-like, producing the protein MYHRVIVAVTSILLAVALAAEIRPRELKDPNYVPGRHVMVHLFEWKWNDIANECETYLGPNGFAGVQTSPVTENLIVASRPWWERYQPISYRWITRSGNEQEFRDMVKRCNRAGVRIYVDILLNQMTADQETAVGTGGSTADTKARQYWAVPYGINDFHAYCALNNYSNPAEVRNCELVGLHDLNQASEYVRGKIVELLNSLIDAGVAGFRVDASKHMWPKDLRVIYSRLKTLNTDHGFPANTYPYIYQEVIDNGGEAISKYEYNALGVVTEFRYGSEISNALKGNNPLKWFQSFGETWGLLPSRDALVFIDNHDNQRGSGGGGNILTHKSSKLYKMAVAFMLAHPYGTPRVMSSFAFDHSDQGPPADKDGNLISPTFNSEGACESGWICEHRWRQISSMVAFRNIVEGTPLTDWWDNGNNQIAFSRGDRGFIAINADKRNLTQMIHTKLPFGIYCDVISGALVNGKCTGRTVLVGSNGKAYVEILLGDEDGVVAVHINSRVPERTRKTNRGSV
- the gprs gene encoding serine-enriched protein isoform X1; its protein translation is MPEASGSGVGLGVMGVADEPDYSTFENRAGLAEDMKFLASMPELCDVTFLVGDTREPVCAVKAVLAARSRVFHKMLYQAPSPQRKKEQPSREKLRFFMKRNSESLLNIQNSTQQRSGFTQQLAPIHEPQVNQHHTLIIEEFEPDVFRQLIEYIHTGCVTLQPRTLLGVMNAADYYGLDELRKACAGFVQCCITVDTVCALLASAERYIQYKCTKSLVQKVLEFVDEHGNEVLNLGSFTRLPQHVVRLILRREELRADEFTKFQAALMWSKKYCDNNENDNLKDVLGNFLEFIQFHKIPTRVLMNEVRPLQLVPERTMVIAVAYQADPNSVDPGKLSPYRVRHQGRSMSVQSSLDPYGSNTTLSSSGSDVGSDQKQHSGSN
- the gprs gene encoding serine-enriched protein isoform X2 codes for the protein MPEASGSGVGLGVMGVADEPDYSTFENRAGLAEDMKFLASMPELCDVTFLVGDTREPVCAVKAVLAARSRVFHKMLYQAPSPQRKKEQPSREKLRFFMKRNSESLLNIQNSTQQRSGFTQQLAPIHEVNQHHTLIIEEFEPDVFRQLIEYIHTGCVTLQPRTLLGVMNAADYYGLDELRKACAGFVQCCITVDTVCALLASAERYIQYKCTKSLVQKVLEFVDEHGNEVLNLGSFTRLPQHVVRLILRREELRADEFTKFQAALMWSKKYCDNNENDNLKDVLGNFLEFIQFHKIPTRVLMNEVRPLQLVPERTMVIAVAYQADPNSVDPGKLSPYRVRHQGRSMSVQSSLDPYGSNTTLSSSGSDVGSDQKQHSGSN
- the gprs gene encoding serine-enriched protein isoform X5 → MPEASGSGVGLGVMGVADEPDYSTFENRAGLAEDMKFLASMPELCDVTFLVGDTREPVCAVKAVLAARSRVFHKMLYQAPSPQRKKEQPSREKLRFFMKRNSESLLNIQNSTQQRSGFTQQLAPIHEPQVNQHHTLIIEEFEPDVFRQLIEYIHTGCVTLQPRTLLGVMNAADYYGLDELRKACAGFVQCCITVDTVCALLASAERYIQYKCTKSLVQKVLEFVDEHGNEVLNLGSFTRLPQHVVRLILRREELRADEFTKFQAALMWSKKYCDNNENDNLKDVLGNFLEFIQFHKIPTRVLMNEVRPLQLVPERTMVIAVAYQTRTVSTPESSPPTE